Proteins found in one Streptococcus iniae genomic segment:
- a CDS encoding Gfo/Idh/MocA family protein → MRVVTYGVVSTAQVAPRFIEGVRLAGNGQVLAVSSRSLPVAQAFARTHDIPRAYGSLREMLWDPDIDVIYVATVNKEHYSVAKQALLAGKHVLVEKPFTMTYEQALELFLLAREQKRFLMEAQKSVFIPITQRIKTAITSGDIGRVISVTSQTAYPNISHISWFEDLELGGGALRLMGSYPLTYLQYLLDCPIEKASGIATFSEGKSDQQAKLILEMASGVLVDVFLTTKLNLDHKLTIRGDKGSLEIPSFWKTTMATLIKEDGSRKLLEAPMDSDFTSEAYHVSHLISKGELESPIMTAQLTLSVVKIIEDLYKSWGKA, encoded by the coding sequence ATGAGAGTTGTGACTTATGGTGTGGTGTCAACGGCACAGGTAGCACCAAGATTTATTGAGGGTGTTCGCTTGGCAGGTAATGGTCAAGTGTTAGCGGTGTCTAGCCGTTCTTTGCCTGTTGCCCAGGCTTTTGCAAGGACACATGACATTCCAAGAGCTTATGGGAGTCTTAGGGAGATGCTTTGGGACCCGGATATTGATGTTATTTATGTTGCGACGGTTAATAAAGAGCATTATTCTGTGGCTAAGCAGGCCCTCCTTGCAGGGAAACATGTCCTTGTTGAGAAGCCTTTTACGATGACTTATGAGCAGGCCTTAGAACTCTTTTTGCTGGCGCGGGAGCAAAAACGGTTTCTTATGGAGGCTCAAAAATCCGTTTTTATTCCTATAACACAACGCATCAAAACTGCTATCACATCAGGTGACATTGGGCGGGTTATTTCAGTCACTTCACAAACCGCTTATCCCAATATTTCACATATTTCTTGGTTTGAAGACTTGGAGTTAGGTGGAGGTGCCCTACGTTTAATGGGGTCCTATCCCTTAACTTATTTACAGTATCTTTTGGACTGCCCTATTGAAAAGGCCAGTGGTATTGCCACTTTTTCAGAAGGAAAGAGTGATCAACAAGCTAAATTGATTTTAGAAATGGCAAGTGGTGTCCTTGTTGATGTTTTTTTAACCACTAAGCTAAATCTTGATCATAAATTAACCATTCGTGGCGACAAGGGTTCTCTTGAAATCCCAAGCTTTTGGAAAACAACCATGGCAACTCTAATCAAAGAAGATGGTAGCAGAAAGTTGTTAGAAGCACCAATGGACAGTGATTTCACCTCAGAAGCTTATCATGTCAGTCACTTGATAAGTAAAGGCGAATTAGAAAGTCCTATTATGACAGCACAATTAACCCTATCAGTTGTAAAAATTATCGAAGACCTTTACAAATCATGGGGGAAAGCTTAA
- a CDS encoding MmcQ/YjbR family DNA-binding protein — translation MEEVVALRQVPLKQDYVDKTKLADFGFKQEGQTHVFSTLIMEEAFRVELQVNSEGDLFSRVIDNDLQEDYLPIWVKSASNPYAKKVRAAYQQVIRSFRTSCCKHLPFTSDQMNRINQKIIKRYGDVFDQPFEKGDSYRSFRVAGKWYALVYSLDVSKLVGIPKTKAGQILQVANVKVNAKHLDSFLALDGVYPAYHMSKKSWVTILLDDSLSDAVVWDFFDNSRALVAPSLLSNPNGSDYWIIPANLKYYDIDAEFAASKEILWTQKAGIKAGDYVFIYITAPTKAIRYACKVLEANLQNNGYRNRDGIDYLMRLELLEQYTDDKIPFDIMKVHAVTAVRGPRRMSPQLRAFLAEKEYFKEN, via the coding sequence ATGGAGGAAGTAGTGGCATTAAGGCAAGTTCCCTTAAAACAAGACTATGTCGATAAGACAAAATTAGCAGATTTCGGCTTTAAACAAGAAGGGCAAACGCATGTTTTTTCCACGTTGATTATGGAGGAGGCTTTTCGTGTTGAGTTACAAGTCAACTCTGAAGGGGACCTTTTTAGTCGTGTCATTGACAATGATTTGCAAGAGGATTATCTTCCAATCTGGGTTAAGAGCGCAAGCAATCCCTATGCCAAAAAAGTTAGAGCAGCTTATCAGCAAGTGATAAGGTCTTTTAGGACGTCTTGTTGCAAGCATCTTCCTTTTACGTCAGATCAGATGAATCGAATCAATCAGAAAATCATTAAGCGGTACGGGGATGTTTTTGATCAGCCTTTTGAGAAGGGAGATTCTTATCGTTCTTTTCGTGTTGCGGGTAAGTGGTATGCCCTAGTTTATAGCTTGGATGTCTCGAAATTAGTAGGGATTCCAAAGACTAAAGCAGGTCAAATCTTACAGGTGGCTAATGTAAAGGTGAACGCAAAGCATCTGGATTCCTTTTTGGCCTTAGATGGGGTTTACCCGGCTTACCATATGTCTAAGAAGTCCTGGGTGACAATCCTTTTAGATGATAGTCTCTCTGATGCTGTGGTGTGGGATTTTTTTGATAATAGCAGAGCTTTGGTTGCACCATCTTTACTAAGTAATCCTAATGGTTCTGATTATTGGATTATTCCAGCTAACCTAAAGTATTATGATATTGATGCTGAATTTGCAGCAAGTAAGGAAATTCTGTGGACACAAAAAGCTGGTATCAAAGCAGGTGACTATGTTTTTATTTACATCACCGCCCCAACTAAAGCTATTAGATATGCCTGCAAGGTTTTAGAGGCTAATCTGCAAAATAATGGCTACAGGAATCGTGATGGCATTGATTATCTGATGCGATTGGAATTACTTGAGCAATATACAGATGATAAGATTCCCTTTGACATCATGAAAGTGCATGCGGTGACTGCTGTTCGAGGTCCAAGGAGAATGAGTCCGCAATTAAGAGCGTTTTTAGCTGAAAAAGAGTATTTTAAAGAAAACTAG
- a CDS encoding B3/B4 domain-containing protein → MTLFIADDSFWDLFPDAQLGVILLKNYQAEQTSPIEIKRLLRDSHDLALKHLPEDNFTDNQVIQTYRKAYQQFKTKKGVRSSIEALLKRVNNGQEISSINPLVDIYNAASLRFGLPVGAEDRDTFVGDLRLTITEGGDAFYLIGDDNNSPTLPNELCYKDDKGAVCRCLNWRDGERTMIRPETTNAFLIIELLDPNKADSLQEALSFIEENSKTYLKAKTQVEILTQENPTINL, encoded by the coding sequence ATGACACTGTTTATTGCAGATGACAGTTTCTGGGATTTGTTTCCAGATGCCCAATTGGGGGTAATATTGCTAAAAAATTATCAAGCTGAGCAAACGTCGCCTATAGAGATTAAACGTCTTTTGCGCGATAGTCATGATTTGGCCTTGAAACACTTGCCTGAAGACAATTTCACTGACAATCAGGTGATTCAAACTTACCGTAAAGCCTATCAACAATTTAAAACCAAAAAAGGTGTGCGCTCTAGTATTGAGGCGCTTTTGAAACGGGTGAATAATGGTCAAGAAATTTCCTCCATAAATCCTTTAGTAGATATCTACAATGCAGCCAGTCTTCGTTTTGGTTTACCTGTTGGAGCAGAGGATAGGGATACTTTTGTTGGAGATTTAAGGTTGACCATTACAGAAGGTGGCGATGCGTTTTACCTAATTGGTGATGATAACAATAGTCCGACCCTTCCAAATGAGCTTTGTTATAAGGATGATAAGGGTGCTGTTTGCCGTTGCCTTAACTGGCGTGACGGGGAGAGAACCATGATTCGACCTGAAACAACCAATGCCTTTTTGATTATTGAGCTACTAGATCCAAATAAGGCTGATTCTTTACAAGAGGCATTATCGTTTATTGAAGAAAATAGTAAGACTTATCTAAAAGCGAAGACCCAGGTTGAGATATTAACACAAGAAAATCCAACTATAAACTTGTAA
- the argR gene encoding arginine repressor has protein sequence MNKKETRHQLIRSLISETTIHTQQELQERLRKNGIDITQATLSRDMKELNLVKVSNGHETHYETLSISQTRWEHRLRFYMEDALVMLKVVQNQIVLKTLPGLAQSFGSILDAMQIPEIVATVCGDDTCLIICEDNQAAKACYETLSHYTPPFFFSNK, from the coding sequence ATGAATAAGAAAGAGACCCGACATCAGCTAATAAGATCGCTCATCTCTGAGACGACAATACATACACAACAAGAATTGCAAGAACGCTTGCGAAAAAATGGAATTGACATCACGCAAGCAACACTTTCAAGAGACATGAAAGAACTCAACTTAGTTAAAGTCTCTAATGGTCATGAAACCCACTACGAAACACTCTCTATCTCACAAACCCGTTGGGAACATCGCTTGAGGTTTTACATGGAAGATGCTCTTGTCATGCTCAAAGTGGTGCAAAACCAAATTGTCCTCAAAACCTTGCCTGGGCTTGCCCAATCATTTGGATCTATCTTGGATGCCATGCAAATTCCTGAAATTGTCGCCACAGTTTGTGGTGATGACACTTGCTTAATCATCTGTGAAGATAATCAAGCTGCAAAAGCCTGCTATGAAACACTTAGTCATTACACCCCACCTTTCTTCTTCAGTAATAAATAA
- a CDS encoding Crp/Fnr family transcriptional regulator, with protein sequence MIKREDYQYLRKLDDFKHFSIEEFDKIVGLMERRKVSKGHILFFEGDKRDKLFLVTDGYFKIEQSDQSGAFVYTDFVRHGTIFPYGGLFTDDSYHFSVVAITDVTYYYFPVDLFEQYSQNNTKQMLHLYSKLSRLLELHELRVRNLITSSATARVTQLLALLLVEMGKKDNTLPFQLTSSDIASMSGTTRETVSHVLSDLKKKKRISIKAKYMTFLDKDYFLQFTE encoded by the coding sequence TTGATTAAACGTGAAGACTATCAATACTTGCGAAAATTAGATGATTTTAAACATTTTTCAATCGAAGAATTTGATAAAATAGTTGGTCTAATGGAACGCCGAAAGGTTTCAAAAGGGCACATCTTATTTTTTGAAGGCGATAAAAGAGATAAGCTTTTTCTAGTCACTGATGGTTATTTTAAAATTGAGCAAAGCGACCAGTCAGGGGCTTTTGTTTACACGGATTTTGTTCGTCATGGTACCATCTTCCCATATGGTGGCTTATTTACAGATGATAGTTATCATTTCTCTGTTGTCGCAATTACAGACGTTACTTACTATTATTTTCCAGTGGACTTGTTTGAGCAATACTCACAAAATAATACCAAACAAATGTTACATTTATACAGTAAGTTATCACGCTTATTGGAGTTACACGAATTACGCGTTAGAAATTTAATCACTTCAAGTGCAACTGCTAGAGTAACTCAATTATTAGCCTTATTATTAGTAGAGATGGGTAAAAAAGATAACACTTTGCCTTTCCAATTAACTTCGTCAGATATTGCAAGTATGAGTGGAACCACTAGAGAAACGGTAAGTCATGTTTTGAGTGACCTAAAAAAGAAAAAACGTATTAGTATAAAAGCCAAGTATATGACCTTTCTAGATAAGGATTATTTTTTACAGTTTACAGAATAA
- the arcA gene encoding arginine deiminase has translation MTAKSPIHVYSEIGKLKKVLLHRPGKEIENLMPDYLERLLFDDIPYLEDAQKEHDAFADALRNEGVEVLYLEKLAAESLINEEIREQFINEYLDEANIRGRETKKAIRKLLMAIEDNQELIEKTMAGVQKSELPEIAEDAKGLTDLVESSYPFAIDPMPNLYFTRDPFATIGDGVSLNHMFAETRNRETLYGKYIFTYHPVYGGGKVPMVYDRNETTRIEGGDELVLSKDVLAVGISQRTDAASIEKLLVNIFKENLGFKKVLAFEFANNRKFMHLDTVFTMVDYDKFTIHPEIEGDLRVYSVTYENEELRIHEEKGDLAELLAENLGVEKVELIPCGGGNLVAAGREQWNDGSNTLTIAPGVVVVYNRNTITNAILESKGLKLIKIHGSELVRGRGGPRCMSMPFEREDI, from the coding sequence ATGACTGCTAAATCACCGATTCATGTTTATTCTGAAATTGGAAAACTAAAAAAAGTGTTGCTCCACAGACCTGGTAAAGAAATCGAAAACTTAATGCCAGATTATTTGGAAAGACTATTATTTGATGATATTCCATACTTAGAAGATGCTCAGAAAGAACATGATGCATTTGCTGATGCGTTGAGAAATGAAGGCGTTGAAGTTCTTTACTTGGAAAAATTAGCTGCAGAATCATTGATTAATGAAGAGATTCGTGAACAGTTCATCAATGAATATTTAGATGAAGCGAACATTCGTGGACGTGAAACTAAAAAAGCTATCCGCAAGTTGTTGATGGCCATTGAAGATAACCAAGAATTGATTGAAAAAACAATGGCAGGTGTTCAAAAATCTGAACTTCCTGAAATTGCTGAAGATGCAAAAGGGTTAACAGACCTTGTTGAATCAAGTTATCCATTTGCAATCGATCCAATGCCAAACCTTTATTTCACACGTGACCCATTTGCAACAATTGGTGATGGTGTATCACTCAACCATATGTTTGCTGAAACACGTAACCGTGAAACATTATATGGCAAATACATCTTCACTTACCATCCAGTATATGGTGGTGGTAAGGTTCCTATGGTTTATGACCGTAATGAAACAACACGTATCGAGGGTGGTGACGAGTTAGTTCTTTCTAAAGATGTGTTAGCAGTTGGTATTTCACAACGTACAGATGCTGCCTCTATTGAAAAACTATTAGTTAATATTTTCAAAGAAAATCTTGGCTTTAAAAAAGTATTGGCATTTGAGTTTGCTAACAACCGTAAATTCATGCACCTAGATACTGTATTTACAATGGTTGACTATGATAAATTTACCATTCACCCAGAAATTGAAGGCGACCTTCGTGTTTATTCTGTTACATATGAAAACGAAGAGCTTCGTATTCATGAAGAAAAAGGCGATCTTGCTGAGCTTCTAGCAGAAAACTTAGGAGTTGAAAAAGTAGAATTAATCCCATGTGGTGGTGGTAATCTTGTAGCAGCTGGTCGTGAACAATGGAACGATGGCTCAAATACTCTAACCATTGCACCAGGTGTTGTTGTTGTTTACAACCGTAACACAATCACAAATGCTATCCTTGAATCTAAAGGATTGAAATTAATTAAAATTCATGGAAGTGAATTAGTTCGCGGTCGTGGTGGACCACGTTGTATGTCAATGCCATTTGAACGTGAAGATATCTAA
- a CDS encoding GNAT family N-acetyltransferase: MVRLIVGNQPFQRAASLYIRFSVFVLERKIKMEDECDANDNCKTIYAVLYDGNQPVSTGRFLPETTDQARLTRIATLKDYRGKGYGGKVIQALERHARAEGYTRLVIHAELTAKSFYESIGYQLFGHEYEEDGEICQSLAKEWSVC, encoded by the coding sequence ATGGTCAGATTAATTGTCGGTAACCAACCCTTTCAAAGAGCAGCAAGCCTCTACATTCGATTTTCAGTCTTTGTTCTTGAACGGAAGATCAAAATGGAAGACGAATGTGATGCCAATGACAACTGTAAAACTATTTATGCCGTTCTTTATGATGGCAATCAGCCAGTTTCAACCGGGCGCTTCCTTCCCGAGACTACTGACCAAGCCAGATTAACACGAATTGCAACCTTGAAGGACTATCGAGGTAAAGGTTATGGAGGAAAAGTCATTCAAGCATTAGAGCGACATGCCCGAGCTGAAGGTTATACAAGACTAGTCATCCATGCAGAACTGACAGCAAAGAGCTTTTACGAAAGTATTGGTTATCAACTATTTGGCCATGAATATGAAGAAGACGGAGAAATCTGTCAATCACTAGCGAAAGAATGGAGCGTGTGCTAA
- the argF gene encoding ornithine carbamoyltransferase, whose product MTQVFQGRSFLAEKDFTREEFEYLIDLSAHLKDLKKRGIPHHYLEGKNIALLFEKTSTRTRAAFTTAAIDLGAHPEYLGANDIQLGKKESTEDTAKVLGRMFDGIEFRGFSQRMVEELAEFSGVPVWNGLTDEWHPTQMLADYLTVKENFGKLEGITLVYCGDGRNNVANSLLVAGSLMGVNVHIFSPKELFPEEEIVKLAEGYAKESGAHILVTDNADEAVKGADVFYTDVWVSMGEEDKFKERVEMLQPYQVNMDLIKKANNENLIFLHCLPAFHDTNTVYGKDVAEKFGVSEMEVTDEVFRSKYARHFDQAENRMHTIKAVMAATLGNLFIPKV is encoded by the coding sequence ATGACTCAAGTATTCCAAGGACGTAGCTTTCTAGCAGAAAAAGATTTTACTCGTGAAGAGTTTGAATACCTCATTGATTTATCAGCACATTTAAAAGATCTTAAAAAACGCGGTATTCCTCATCACTATTTAGAAGGCAAAAATATTGCACTTTTATTTGAAAAAACATCAACACGTACACGTGCAGCATTCACAACAGCAGCTATCGATTTAGGAGCACACCCTGAATACCTTGGTGCAAATGATATTCAACTTGGTAAAAAAGAATCAACAGAAGATACTGCAAAAGTTCTTGGCCGTATGTTTGATGGGATTGAATTCCGTGGTTTCAGCCAACGCATGGTTGAAGAATTAGCAGAATTCTCAGGTGTTCCAGTATGGAATGGTCTTACTGATGAATGGCACCCAACACAAATGCTTGCTGACTACCTCACTGTTAAAGAAAACTTTGGTAAACTTGAAGGCATTACATTGGTTTACTGTGGTGATGGACGCAACAATGTTGCCAATTCATTATTAGTTGCTGGTTCATTAATGGGTGTTAATGTTCATATCTTCTCTCCAAAAGAACTCTTCCCAGAAGAAGAAATTGTTAAATTAGCTGAAGGCTACGCTAAAGAATCTGGCGCACACATTCTTGTGACAGACAATGCAGATGAAGCTGTCAAAGGCGCAGATGTTTTCTACACAGATGTTTGGGTATCAATGGGTGAAGAAGACAAGTTCAAAGAACGTGTTGAAATGCTTCAACCATATCAAGTTAATATGGATCTGATTAAAAAAGCAAACAACGAAAATCTTATTTTCTTACATTGCTTACCAGCATTCCATGACACTAACACAGTTTATGGTAAAGACGTTGCAGAAAAATTTGGTGTTTCTGAAATGGAAGTTACTGATGAAGTCTTCCGCAGCAAATATGCTCGTCACTTTGACCAAGCTGAAAACCGCATGCACACAATCAAAGCAGTTATGGCAGCTACTCTAGGTAACCTCTTTATCCCTAAAGTATAA
- a CDS encoding YfcC family protein — MEEQKKGFRIPSSYTVLFIIIAIMAILTWFIPAGAYDTTKDGAVISGTYHAVKSNPQGIFDVLMAPVRGMLGVKGTDGAINVSFFILMVGGFLGVVTKTGALDQGIASIVKKNKGREKMLIAILIPIFALGGSTYGMGEETMAFYPLLIPVMIAVGFDSVVAVAIILIGSQIGCLASTINPFATGVAADAAGISIADGMVWRVLQWFILVGLSIWFVYSYASKIEKDPSKSVIADKMQEHREIFKLQNTDEEMSKKQVKVLWIFICTFVIMILSLIPWEGFKITLFSNFNSWLTGLPVVGTLVGKSMGAFGTWYFPEITMLFIMMGVLVAMVYKMSEEDFLSSFLTGAGEFLGVAIICAVARGIQVIMNDGMITSTILSWGEQGLSGLSSQVFIILAYIFYLPMSFLIPSTSGLAGATMGIMAPLGQFSHVPAHLVITAFQSASGVLNMISPTSAIVMGALAIGKIDLATWWKFITKFIILVIVASILILLLATFFI; from the coding sequence ATGGAAGAACAAAAAAAAGGGTTTAGGATACCTTCTTCTTATACAGTTCTCTTTATTATCATTGCTATTATGGCAATTTTGACTTGGTTTATTCCTGCAGGAGCATATGACACAACCAAAGATGGAGCAGTTATTTCTGGTACCTATCATGCCGTAAAATCTAACCCACAAGGTATTTTTGATGTTTTAATGGCTCCAGTACGTGGGATGCTAGGTGTTAAAGGCACCGATGGAGCTATCAATGTTTCCTTCTTTATCTTAATGGTAGGAGGTTTCCTTGGAGTTGTCACAAAAACGGGAGCATTAGACCAAGGGATTGCTTCAATCGTTAAGAAAAATAAAGGCAGAGAAAAAATGCTCATCGCCATTTTGATTCCAATCTTTGCATTAGGAGGATCAACTTATGGTATGGGTGAAGAAACAATGGCTTTTTACCCACTGCTCATTCCAGTAATGATTGCTGTTGGTTTTGATAGTGTTGTTGCAGTTGCTATTATATTAATTGGTTCTCAAATTGGCTGCTTAGCCTCAACCATAAATCCTTTTGCAACAGGTGTTGCCGCAGATGCAGCGGGTATCTCGATTGCTGATGGTATGGTTTGGCGTGTCCTTCAATGGTTTATTCTAGTAGGATTGTCTATTTGGTTTGTCTATAGTTATGCAAGTAAAATTGAAAAAGATCCAAGTAAGTCTGTAATTGCAGATAAAATGCAAGAACACCGTGAAATCTTTAAACTACAAAATACTGACGAAGAGATGTCGAAAAAACAAGTAAAAGTTCTTTGGATATTTATTTGTACCTTTGTCATTATGATTTTGAGCTTGATTCCATGGGAAGGTTTTAAAATCACACTTTTCTCAAACTTTAATTCTTGGTTAACAGGTCTTCCTGTTGTAGGAACACTTGTCGGCAAATCAATGGGTGCTTTTGGAACTTGGTACTTCCCTGAAATTACAATGCTTTTCATTATGATGGGTGTTCTAGTTGCCATGGTTTATAAAATGTCTGAGGAAGATTTCCTCTCTTCATTCCTTACAGGTGCTGGAGAATTCCTAGGTGTTGCAATTATCTGTGCTGTTGCGCGTGGTATCCAAGTTATCATGAATGATGGTATGATCACATCAACTATTCTTTCTTGGGGTGAACAAGGGCTCTCAGGGCTATCATCACAAGTATTTATTATCTTAGCATACATTTTCTATCTACCAATGTCATTCTTGATTCCATCAACTTCAGGTCTTGCCGGAGCAACAATGGGTATTATGGCACCTCTTGGTCAATTCTCTCATGTCCCAGCGCACTTAGTTATTACAGCATTCCAATCAGCATCAGGTGTTCTTAATATGATTTCACCTACCTCAGCAATCGTTATGGGTGCTCTTGCTATTGGTAAAATTGATTTGGCAACTTGGTGGAAATTTATCACTAAATTTATCATC